One Etheostoma spectabile isolate EspeVRDwgs_2016 chromosome 12, UIUC_Espe_1.0, whole genome shotgun sequence genomic window carries:
- the LOC116699016 gene encoding zinc finger protein 510, with amino-acid sequence MATCIPFQTQLSSIMEVLVKAAVTEISKLVDDKCAFLHLEISRKQSENEMLKRKLLMMENKNAQLQRGFENYMDRGTDEGSCPPTGDIKFPDIDDATYPFTIKEESSDEMLWISDPAGPIGSAVHYRTGNAPESQQFEDGPLNRSEVATRKSSEFSDLYNSGQHAGDIDGPQITIKTEKEEDRSRFNQDGCQHGAGKHIQLAADFSVDERENQLWSSIIEGNDIDAGFPDFSSVVEEYSNTFPDNSDVHVVSNAAKSAGVQQLSSQRPCNGIYSSEYQKDVPQLSSFQPRAQAGPLQPDRQKEQVYLQRNPSHVGHARQPDEHAEREGAAGDKPAVSHSHNTLTTGSFKALSGPSRGYSCSLCGKTFGRLHQFKLHQQSHKRKRAFWCTVCGKSFQCSSHLSIHHRTHTGEKPYGCGQCGKRFTQQSSLRVHQRTHSGERPYSCSLCGKSFILMHHLKRHRIIHTYS; translated from the exons ATGGCGACGTGCATTCCCTTTCAAACCCAGCTATCCTCTATAATGGAGGTTTTGGTTAAAGCAGCAGTGACAGAGATATCCAAACTAGTCGATGACAAATGTGCTTTTTTGCATCTCGAAATATCCCGAAAGCAAAGCGAGAATGAGATGCTGAAAAGGAAATTACTAATGATGGAGAACAAAAATGCCCAGCTGCAGCGGGGCTTTG AAAACTACATGGACAGAGGAACTGATGAGGGGAGCTGTCCTCCTACAGGAGATATTAAG TTTCCTGACATTGACGACGCCACTTATCCGTTCACGATAAAAGAAGAGAGTTCAGATGAGATGCTGTGGATCAGCGACCCTGCTGGACCGATTG GTTCTGCTGTACATTACCGCACAGGTAATGCTCCGGAGAGCCAGCAGTTTGAAGATGGGCCACTTAACCGTTCCGAGGTCGCCACAAGAAAATCATCCGAGTTCAGTGACTTGTATAACTCTGGTCAGCATGCGGGAGACATTGACGGCCCTCAGATCACCATCAAGacggagaaggaggaggacCGATCCCGATTCAACCAGGATGGATGCCAGCACGGCGCGGGGAAGCACATTCAACTCGCTGCTGACTTTTCCGTGGACGAACGAGAGAATCAGCTCTGGTCGTCCATAATAGAAGGGAATGACATTGATGCCGGCTTCCCTGACTTTTCCAGTGTGGTAGAGGAGTATTCCAACACATTCCCGGACAATTCGGATGTTCACGTGGTTTCTAACGCCGCCAAGTCTGCCGGCGTGCAGCAGTTGTCCTCTCAGAGGCCGTGCAATGGGATCTACAGCAGTGAGTATCAGAAGGATGTCCCACAGCTGTCCAGTTTTCAACCCAGAGCTCAGGCTGGCCCGCTGCAGCCGGACAGGCAGAAGGAGCAAGTGTACTTGCAGAGAAACCCCTCACATGTTGGACACGCGAGGCAGCCGGACGAACACGCTGAGAGGGAGGGTGCAGCGGGAGACAAACCGGCCGTCAGTCACTCGCACAACACTTTGACGACAGGCAGCTTCAAAGCTCTGTCGGGCCCGTCGCGAGGCTACTCCTGCTCGCTCTGCGGGAAGACGTTCGGCCGCCTGCACCAGTTCAAGCTGCACCAGCAGAGCCACAAGAGGAAGCGGGCGTTCTGGTGCACCGTGTGCGGGAAAAGCTTCCAGTGTTCGTCCCACCTCAGCATACACCACCGGACGCACACGGGCGAGAAGCCCTACGGCTGCGGGCAATGCGGAAAGCGGTTCACGCAGCAGAGCAGCCTGAGGGTCCACCAGCGCACGCACAGCGGGGAGCGGCCCTACAGCTGCTCGCTGTGCGGGAAAAGCTTCATCCTGATGCACCATCTGAAACGCCACAGAATCATTCACACCTACAGCTGA